CTAAACCATAAGCAACGGCACGCCCCAGGAATGCACCCGTCGCTCCACAAGCGATGGCCTTGGCGACATCCGAACCCCGCCGAAAACCGCTGTCGATAAATACCGGCATCTGCGTTTTGACGATATCCATGATCTGCGGGAGCACACTGATTGTTGAAGGTGCGCAGTCCAGTTGTCGGCCACCGTGGTTGGAGACGATAAGCCCATCGACGCCATAATGCAGCGCCTGACGTGCATCTTCGGGATGCAGAACACCCTTGATCAATACGGGGCCATCCCATTTTGAACGCAACCAGGAGACATCGTCCCAAATCAAACGGCGATCCATGCTCCGCGCCAGCAGTGCCGCCTGCGCCTGGGCGGAGCTGGCCCCCTCTGTCGGCATCAGGTTGACGAACTGGGGTTGGCCGGCCAAGGCCTGACGCCACAGCCAGCGAGGCTGCGACGCCATGTCCAGCAACAAACGCGGACCAGGGCGGAAGGGCAATTTGAAGCCATGACGTATGTCTTTTTCTCTGTAGCCGCCTACAGGCACATCTACGGTCAAAACCAGAGCCTCGAAGCCGGTCTGGCGGGCGCGATCCAGAATGGAATTGGCCATGCCCCTGTCCTGCATCACATACAGTTGCATCCAGCATGGGCCTGCGCAGGCTTCGCGCACTTGCTCCAAAGGACTATTGGAGGCAGTAGACAGGATGTATGGCAAGCCCGCCTTGCCTGCGGCACGTGCGGCGTGCAGATCTCCACGAGGACGTACAACATCAATCAGGCCAACAGGAGCAACGCCAAAAGGCGCTGACCATCGCCGTCCAAAGACTTCTATCTCGGTTGAAAGCGCTGAAGTATCACGCAGACTGCGTGGCGCTAGAGTCAGAGCCTGCAAATCGGCCTGATTGCGAGCCAGACAAAGCTCGTCTTCTGCTCCACCCGCTACATAGTCATAGACAAAACGTGGCAGACTGCTTTGAGCCGCTA
This genomic window from Alcaligenes faecalis contains:
- a CDS encoding alpha-hydroxy acid oxidase, with the translated sequence MRLNIQDFQLAAQSSLPRFVYDYVAGGAEDELCLARNQADLQALTLAPRSLRDTSALSTEIEVFGRRWSAPFGVAPVGLIDVVRPRGDLHAARAAGKAGLPYILSTASNSPLEQVREACAGPCWMQLYVMQDRGMANSILDRARQTGFEALVLTVDVPVGGYREKDIRHGFKLPFRPGPRLLLDMASQPRWLWRQALAGQPQFVNLMPTEGASSAQAQAALLARSMDRRLIWDDVSWLRSKWDGPVLIKGVLHPEDARQALHYGVDGLIVSNHGGRQLDCAPSTISVLPQIMDIVKTQMPVFIDSGFRRGSDVAKAIACGATGAFLGRAVAYGLAQGGEQGVAQVLGLVAQELERTMVLLGASCPADLAQCLVSSTE